One window from the genome of Hippoglossus hippoglossus isolate fHipHip1 chromosome 10, fHipHip1.pri, whole genome shotgun sequence encodes:
- the LOC117768945 gene encoding cyclic nucleotide-gated cation channel-like yields MTGPVQDSQRLSVKTWTEEESDQADSTLSRGQSMCDDTSSELQRMAAIDRRDINSQNSFRGRGALSRIVSMVITLREWAQKSLADETERPDSFLERFRGPAHTDMQSPPSMYSHSHTGSNADNVTRHTRRRCNIMVLSPSDDAYYHWLTVIGAAVFYNWTVLVVRACFDELQMRNLLVWMVLDYVCDGVYILDIAVRLHTGFLDQGLMVKDVRRLRETYVRTSQCKFDICSILPTDLLYLTVGISYTPLLRFNRLLRLPRLFELFERTETRTGYPNAFRICKLVLYILVIIHWNACVYYSFSKVLGLGSDSWVYPNASDPEFGSLSRSYIYCLYWSTLTLTTIGETPPPVRDEEYLFLIFDFLVGVLIFASIVGNVGSMISNMNATRATFQSRVDGLKHYMHFRHVSKVLEQRVIHWFDYLWTNQKTIDEQEVLRSLPSKLRAEIAINVHLDTLKKVRIFQDCEAGLLVELVLKLRPQVFSPGDYICRKGDVGKEMYIIKDGRLVVVGEDGVTQLAVLTAGSCFGEISILNISGSKMGNRRTANIQSLGYSDLFCLSKQDLMEALQEFPHARAQLEQRGRDVLRKEGLLEEVNVSAGEELEEKVERLETSLDRLQTCLARLQSEFNSSQLRMKQRITVLEHNIATVATGSGFLSDGNDSASGGEGVRSEINIRL; encoded by the exons ATGACAGGTCCAGTGCAGGATTCACAAAGGCTTTCTGTGAAAAcatggacagaggaggagagtgaccAAGCTGACAGCACACTCAGcag agGTCAGTCGATGTGTGATGACACTTCTTCAGAGCTACAGAGGATGGCAGCCATTGATAGGAGAGACATTAATTCCCAGAATTCTTTTCGTGGGCGAGGAGCTCTCTCCAG GATAGTTAGTATGGTGATCACTCTTAGAGAATGGGCTCAGAAGAGTTTGGCTGACGAGACGGAGCGACCAGATTCCTTCTTGGAGCGTTTCAGAGGTCCAGCCCATACGGACATGCAGTCCCCACCCAGCATGTACAGCCACAGCCACACTGGCTCCAATGCAGATAATGTCACCAGACACAC GAGAAGGAGGTGTAATATCATGGTCTTATCTCCGTCTGATGATGCTTACTACCACTGGCTGACCGTGATTGGTGCTGCAGTCTTTTACAACTGGACCGTATTAGTTGTCAG gGCCTGTTTTGATGAGCTTCAGATGAGGAACCTGTTAGTGTGGATGGTGCTGGACTATGTCTGTGATGGCGTCTATATCCTGGATATTGCTGTTCGCCTCCATACAG GTTTTCTGGATCAAGGCTTGATGGTGAAAGACGTGCGCCGCCTGAGAGAGACCTACGTTCGAACCTCACAGTGTAAATTTGACATCTGTTCCATCCTTCCAACCGACCTGCTGTACCTGACTGTTGGAATCAGCTACACTCCTCTTCTTCGATTCAACCGCCTCCTGCGTCTGCCACGTCTTTTTGAGCTGTTTGAACGTACAGAGACCCGAACAGGCTACCCCAACGCTTTCCGTATTTGTAAACTGGTTCTGTACATCCTGGTGATCATCCACTGGAATGCCTGTGTATACTACAGCTTCTCTAAGGTCCTGGGCCTGGGCTCAGACTCATGGGTTTATCCCAATGCCTCAGACCCAGAGTTTGGGTCTCTGAGCAGGAGTTACATATACTGTCTGTACTGGTCAACCCTGACACTGACCACTATTGGAGAGACACCACCTCCTGTTAGAGATGAAGAATACTTGTTCTTGATATTTGACTTCCTG GTTGGTGTCCTGATTTTCGCCTccattgtgggaaatgttggATCCATGATCTCTAACATGAATGCCACCAGAGCCACTTTTCAGAGCCGTGTAGATGGGCTGAAACACTACATGCACTTCAGACATGTCAGCAAGGTGCTAGAGCAACGCGTCATTCACTGGTTCGACTACCTCTGGACCAATCAGAAGACAATAGATGAACAGGAAGTGCTGAGGAGCCTGCCCAGTAAACTGCGAGCAGAGATTGCTATTAATGTTCACCTGGACACACTGAAGAAG gtGCGTATTTTCCAGGACTGTGAGGCAGGCCTCCTGGTGGAGTTGGTGTTAAAACTTCGACCACAGGTGTTTAGTCCTGGAGACTACATTTGTAGGAAG gGAGATGTGGGTAAGGAGATGTATATAATTAAAGATGGCCGCCTGGTAGTGGTGGGAGAGGATGGAGTCACCCAGTTAGCTGTTCTAACCGCAGGGAGCTGCTTCGGTGAAATCAGCATCCTGAACATCAGTGGCAGCAAGATGGGGAACAGACGTACAGCTAACATTCAGAGTCTGGGTTACTCCGATTTGTTCTGCCTTTCCAAACAAGACCTCATGGAGGCACTTCAAGAGTTCCCCCATGCCCGGGCCCAGCTGGAGCAAAGGGGAAGGGACGTCCTGCGGAAGGAGGGGCTTTTGGAGGAAGTGAATGTGTCTGCgggggaggagctggaggagaaagtggagcGACTGGAAACCAGTCTGGATCGGCTGCAG ACATGCCTGGCCCGTCTGCAGAGCGAGTTCAACTCTTCCCAGCTGAGAATGAAACAGCGAATCACGGTGCTTGAACACAACATCGCCACAGTAGCCACAGGCAGTGGCTTCCTGTCAGACGGCAACGACAGCGCCTCTGGTGGCGAGGGTGTGCGCAGTGAAATCAACATCCGGCTCTGA